The Mycteria americana isolate JAX WOST 10 ecotype Jacksonville Zoo and Gardens chromosome 2, USCA_MyAme_1.0, whole genome shotgun sequence genome contains the following window.
GAAGCTCTTGTGCAACTTTGTTTCTAGAGCCCTGTGTTACTTAGAGAAGATTCTCAAAGGTGTATGTTatatatgaaatttattttcctagttAGTGAAAACTGAACTTAAAACATAGTTTACATCATTTCATTTATCAAAGCTATCAAAGACATGGGAGAAACAAAGTTAGCATCCCAAGAAGACAGAGCTCAGACATTCTGAAAGGATGAGGGCATCCCAATCAACTATTACTATGTCAATACTTACTTGTAGGTATCTGTACATTACATAATCCTGGAGCTCAACTACCCATTGCTTTAACAAGCTAGTAAAAGTGTATCTGTCTTTATTCAAGCATATGAAAAACTAGTTTCAAGTGCATATATAATAGAGGGCAAAGTATGTAGTACAATATTGCGAGGAGAGCTAACTTACTTACCTTTTCAACTAATTCCTCTGTAGTTATATTCGGATCATAAGGGATTGGCTCCCCAATGTATGTGCGAAATTTAACTGGAAGTCCTCCGTATGGAGGAGTAAACGGCAATCGAGTACTTTCATACAACTGTCTAAAAAATCCTGAAATAGTTTAAGGGAGGAAGAAGTGAGATTATAGTCACAGAAAACACAGTCCAAACTTGAAATCTGATTAATATGGAAGACTTCTTAAAAATGCATGCTTTGTCTGACAGTCAAGAAGAAATTACAGGATTTAGGTAACTGTCCACCAAAACAAAGCTCAACAGACTTAATAGAACACTGAAATAAGAATGCATTAAAGAACCAGATTGCACAGCACAAACCAGTTATACACAAGCTATTTCCGTATTTGAGATACCTCTGACCCACAGCAAGCGTGTTAGAGAATCCAAAGTAAGCAgaagtctgaaaagcaaaatctaaaagaatgagagaaatgtgagagagaagtggagaaaacattccaaatacttaaaatatattttaaagttcttACTTCTTTCTTTAAGCATCCTATATCCTTCCCGGACGTTTTGAGTATACATTGGAATGATGGGCTAAGGAATcacagaaaaccaaaaaggtgGAAATGTTATACCAAATTTGAATTTATGTTTTAGTGCCTGTCAGTGCAACTAAGAAAATCACTTGAATACAGAAGGTATTTATCAGTCAGTTAGGTAGCAAAAAAGGAACCttgttataaaaaataaactcCAGAATAGAAACCAAATTCTGTTTCTTAGCTCCCACAAACATTGCTGTTTTAAAGTCACCACCTGAAAGGAAAATGACTGACATTGTATTAGAGGTTTATACCTTTCATTTTGAATGTATGTTATAAAAGTTAACTGAGATTCTAAAAAAAATAACTTGTATGTTATGTATTTATTGCAGTATCACTGACTGAAACATAAAATGAAGTTTCGCAGTTTCTCTGTCTAAAGCTTACATCATGTGTGGTGAATAGCAAAGTATTCAGTTCGTGAAGtcttgcagaaagcaagcagacGTTCACGTTTGGCTCATCTCACCTGCTTCTCAAAGTAAGGTCTCACTGAAGCAGTAATGTTTGGATAATACcccactggaaaaaaacttctGTGGATCCCTTGGACAAATAAGGCAATTGTACGTCCTCATTGACCTGGACTACACACCTTCGGGAGGGCAGATCCTTAGGCAGTTACAGAACAAGTTCACTTCATTATTGTAACTAAAAAGAAAGACACTTGAGATAACTGAACTTGAAACAGTCATGTCTTACAGCCTGAGGTAAGATTTCATAATTTGTAGACAAACTAACAGTGGTTGTATCCACACATacaatgacttttttcccctctattgtcccttttcattttttttaaatcatattttgagCATGTTTTTGGACTTACTTTTCCAGCGGGTAATGAAAGAACACCTTTATGCTGTTAAGAATCACTTCCACAGAACAGAAAccacaggacaagaaaaaaacaagcaagaaaaagacCTAACTAGAGCCTAACAAAGAACTCAAAGCGATGGAAAccgtttaaaggaaaaaaattctgaaagataaaaaaaatatcagaCGTACATAAAGTTGTAATAGTAAACCCttcaaaatgacaaattatgGGAAATCATTAGAAATAAACCCTTAAAAAATACTTAgtaacatcttttaaaagcatACAACTACTGGACACTAAAAATACCAGTTAGCTTCAGGTATTGATTGAATACTGTATGtctaacatttaaaatgtttgaaactCACCTATCATACAGACAAAACACTTTAAATTTTAGCAATACTGCAAGAGAAACATATCTTAGGCTATCAAGAAATCTGGCAACTATGAAAGTTACTTGCATACAATGATCAGCCAATGAAGTACAGAGTGGGTAGCAGCGTTCGGTCCTTAAGCTGATAAAAACAGGTACACACATAAAAGCTTGCATCTGTAAAAGCAGCACGATCAGATCTGCAGTAACCCACAGATTTAGATTTGCTGTGCTGGAACTGAGCTGGATCATGCTTGGCCAGcctgaaaatcacagaatcacaggacagttgaggttggaagggacctctggactagtccaaaccccctgcgcATACTGGTCAGTCCCCAGCacgtactggtgcatggggttattctattttttaaagaattttataaaCTGTAGTCCCTGTTTATCTTTTACCTAACTAGATTTGAACCAATTCCTTGGCACAGACAAACTGCAGGGATCTTCAGAAATGATGACTCCTCCGCATTAGCTTGTCAAACTCCAGCCACAGGCAGAGGGTATTTCTGAAGCTCAGGCCCCTGGCCTGCATAAATTCACCTGAGACAAATGTGTGTCTCAGAAGTTCACTGAGTCAGAACATTACATTAAATAGTAACGCTCTCCTCTCTGACCCCAAGTAAGCAGAGTAGTTATACAAGGTGAAGTGGAAACTGAATGTGGAAACCGGCAGGCAAGGACTGAGGCTGAAACTATgttccttgtttgtttttctttaactttttcagTGGAAGAACTGTTGAACTTCCATAACTTTATAATAAGAATATAACTTtataacatatataaaattatttttgtcttgaaatcCCCATTCAAGTCACACGTGGCAGGTTATGAACCACCACGTAGTCATTATGAATACTGTAAAGTGTGTGTGGTTCTTTGGTTGATGGCTACACTGTATGTAGAACAAATTCACAACAAGGCACTTCTAGTCCTTTCTTGCCTTCATCTAGGATACGAATAAGTACTAGCAAAATGTATATGAATTGCTACATTACAGAGCAAGTTCTGTTAGTTTAGTGGAGTCTATCCTCAGTCTTCAGTCATCCTACAAGACTGGTTTGGCCAGTATTGAAAAGGATGCAGCAAGAACAAACAGGAGCAATCAAACTCCAAATTTGTCAAAAGATGGAATCGAGTTACTACTATGGGTCTAACTTTATATAAGAAATCATATATAAGGTTAATATTGCCCCCTCTACTGTTAAATGCatagcacttctttttttctgtaagtgtttCATTATCTAAGGTGTGTCTGATCGCAGGTTTCCAGAGAAATATCAAAGATGCCCAAAATTCAGTGGAGCCTGCAAGCTAATTACAGTGATGCCCGCCATACTGAGATCCAGTCAGGCTTCCTGatcataaaaaaaaccaaccctgaatGAGTGCAATAATAAGTGATACAAGAGCCAGCAGCAGTCACAGTAAAAGTGAGCTCAGGCTAGTAGGTGTCAAAGGAGAATATATTCTCTCTGCCCTCCAGGTAACAGATAATCCTATATAGTGCCTATTTTACCAAACATGCTATACAAATGACCACAAGAACCTTTCATACTGCAAGAACCTTATCCTCAACAAATACCCAattcattaaacaaaacaaaacaaaacaaaaaaacgaaACCAAACCCTGTTAATAGAAGGTGCCAGCAATTTTAGGTACTACTATTCAGGTATTTCCATGTGCTTCTAAATTATGGAAGATTGGAAGGATTATGAGGTTTACTAGCAAGGATTTTTGTGATGTGTTTTCATAAGGGTGGCACTCTATATTAAGGgcactcatttttttaattcagtttttattttacaaaatatacaTATTACATTGTAGAATTACACTATAAGCTTCCAAGTGAAATGAAAACATCTGGCAAAATATTGTTCAAATGTCTGAGGTAGCTTGAAAGACagatatgaaaacaaaattactAGAAATCACTTAAGTTGTTGAAGTGACATCTCCTTCTGACTGTTGGAgtgtattattaaattaataaagaggaggaaagacTATAAGGGAATTCAAAATGCCCATATGAATTTGACTGAATTTATCCTATTCGCATTCTGGTGTTTCCTAGTACTGGTAGTTTACAGGCCCACACAATATGTTAAGTATTGAGACTAATATTTACCAGCCCACAGTTTTTGAGAAAAAGGGTGGGAGACGGAGCAGAAGCACATAAAACATGACTTTTAAAAGGCCACATAACAAGACCAACAAAGAGGCAGAAATAGGACTCCCAGCCTAAAATTACTTTATCCATTGGGTAATCAAATCCTCCTAAATTTATTCTAGTTTAGTTATCTCCTCACAAGATTTCAGAGATGGATAAAGTTATGAAGAAATATTAATCTGAAGCATGCATTTTGCAACCCTAGGTACTTTGTAGTAGGAGCTTTAGCACAAGAGACCAAAGCAAAGTCTGAGAAGCAACAAACTAGATGGGGCGAGAAAGAGATATAACTGCACAAAAATCCTGAAAGGGGTGGtaagaaattcagttttcatgGGAAGAACTCAACTCCCTGTACAGATTCTctataaagacagaaaaggatTACGTTTGTGTGGAAGGCAAAAGAAGAACACTGCAATTGATGAGATATTCATAAGAATGTAGAGAAAAATGTTGGTTGTGCAATTcatgagaaagcagcagaaagctcaCGGCAGAACAGATGAAGCCTGGATGTGTACCAGTATTGTCAGACACAAAGAGTGCTAGGTATGCTAAGTCTAAATTAAGACAGAAACCTCATCTCTAGTGGTGATTATGATGTTAAGTGGTAGTTAGGAAAAAGACAGGGTTGCTGCTCTTTCAGCTCTATGCCAtcccaaataaaattatttcccagAGACTATATCAGAAAAACAGTCTCACATGTGGAATTATATGGAAGAAGTCAGAGCCAGTGGTAGAAGTTTGGTTTTGTGGATCATCATCCATATGGAAAATATAACTGAAACTGTGGCCATGTGTACATTAGTGGAGTGCAAACCAATAGAAGCACATCTCTAGAGGATGCTGAGGATCTGACATCAACACAGAACACATTTCAGTGCTCTGTTTTTATGTAGAACTAATTCTTGTCTGCTACCATTGACTGAATGCCCATTTGCAACTGGAGAGTATTAGGTCCCACTTCTGGTTTAGTTTCAGCCAAAAGGAATGCAGCTCAGGTATTCTAACACATTCTGTGATGTGAATGAAAGCATGGTAAGTGAGGGAGATGGAAAAACTGCTTCAAAAGTGCACACATGATTCAAACTCAGACACTGATGTAGACACACCTTGTGTTAGTCGATGCAATCTTTCACAAACATGAAGTAAGGGTAAGAACAAAACCTTGGACCCTCCCAGAatgtatgaaaagaaagaaagataatacATTAAAGAGCCATAAGAAAATGACTGGGTATGTAGAAGTAAGATAAAGATACAAGTCTAGTAGgataagaaaaaagaatgaaacctTACGGCAATATGGAGAAGGACCACAGTGAAGATTCCTGAATTACAGTCAAGACAAGAAATTGGATGCCTGCATAATGGAACTGTAGACATGAACTGTAGAGATGGATGCCTTGCAACAGTCAAGAAAAAGTTATACAGTTCCATAAAACCCTTGCTCCCTACGGATTAATGTGCTTGAGGAAAGtggtgggaaaaggaaaagaaatctttacTCCCGAACCTTTTCTTCTGTCTGGAAGATTTTCCAACAAACACTCCTAAGCTGTATTTTATAGTGAAGCATGTATGCAATAAGCATAAACTGGGATTGGTAATGTATAATACTCACCACTTTTGCATCTAGAGCAACCTGAGCAAAGCCTTTTCGATTTCCCCATATGAGTTGATAACTTTCGTCACTGAATAGTGCTTCTCTAACTCCACCTGGTGAGACAGACACCAAGTGTCCATTCTTCAGTGCAATGAGACACTCCTCCCTTGTGCCTGGCATAACACCTGTCACTTCCAACAATAATTTAAGTCCTGCAATAAATAAGGAGCAAATACATATTACTATAACATTATATCACAAATACTGCTTGCATGTAGGAACAAGATTACAGCTAAATGAAAATCTAATAGCTATATATTTAGACTAAGGCAAATTTGTACAAAGGAAGTAAAACCTGTACAGAGTAAATACTGGCAAAATGACAACTACATGACAGTGGTTTTGCTCAAATGTTATGAAGATGAACCAGCTTATCAAGAGCATCTCAATAAACTAATGCCTCCACATGCTATTTTCTATAATtatcaaaacactgaaatttgtGCATCATAGctagaaatctgaaaataaacatctattcctccctcctcctttttaaatattttaatacagaaaaaaaatataatttttcagtacAACAGagattattacaaaaataaatacctgaCAGGCAACTATTTTTagtgttcttttaaaatgagatgtttaacattttaaacattgaGGTTTTGAGTTGTTAAATTGAGTATTTTGTGGTTAAATTGCAAACTACGTGTCGGACTGCTGTACGACTCTTAAGATGCATGAATGGCAGAAGTTAGCAGGGCAATTTCAGCACTGCATGAATAGTTCAATGAATCTCCTTCCTTTGTTTCCATAACTGGGATTTCTTCAAAAGACAGATTGAGAACCATAGAAACACTCTATGCTTTCTTATATTACCTTCACATTTTAAATCTGTCAGTTTGAAACTCCCATAGAGAGCTTCAGCAAATGAGTTTCCCCAGTCTTCAAATTCACTTCCCAACAGCATGGTTTGAAACGAAATTgtttatattaataaatgtaaACAACAACTATGGACTGCCAGAACTGGTGTCTAGCACTGCAACTTTGACAAAGGTCTGCAACAGAAACTTTGGAAGACAGTGGAAAACATAGTGCTGCATCTTgtaatttaattgtatttaatcTTCTTCAAGGCATCGTGTTAGATAGATCCTTCTGTCAAAGACAGATGTTGACTTTGTTTAATCTCTTTGTGAACTCTCATGTATTCCTCTTTTATCCTGCAGCCGTGAATGCCATATCCTTATTAAGTGAATAGGTATTTCCTTTGCTTGGCTTTAAAACTTTTGCTTGTTAAGAATTATTATGTATCACATGAACATATCACTTCTTATTCCCCTTTTCCAGGTCACGCAGAATTTTATATCCCTCAGTCATGGAAGACTTCTGTCCTGTGTACTGGCTCTTCAAAGGAAGCCATGCCAGGCCTCTGATCACCCTTGTCCTTTTTTGTATCTTTGTTACTTTGCAGCTTTTCTGGGATGGGGAGACCAGAATTCCACACAGCACTCAAGATGTGGGCACCGTATGCATTTTGAGTACATAatggtattttctgtttcttcttttttcatgaTAAGCCTAAATTCTGTTTGCCTTTCGGCGATTGCTTGAGACTTAAGCTGACATATTCCTAAAGTCATCTAGAAAATTTAAAGCCTAATTACATGTTTATGTGTTtagacttgtttttctttccttctgtacTGCATTATAACTAATACTGGGTTTCACCTGCCATTTAACAGCCAGTGTTTCAGTATTGGTAGATAACCGTACTCTCTGTGTGGGCTTTTACTGCCTTGAAAAAAAATGGCCAGTATAAAGCTTTGTCACCTCACTACTGATCTAGATTATCACTATTTTGAACAATATAGGTGCCAGCACTAATCTTCATCAGTATACCTGGTGAATTCTGCTTCTTTGTGAAAATAAGCTATTTATTTCTACCctttatttcctactttttaaCCAGTTACTCATTCGCAAGAAGACTTCTCCCATAACTGTAATTAATCCAACAGACTGAGGTTCAGCATATGCTCGTGAGCATTCTTTAAAGAACCAATCTGTGAAGTGCAACATTTCTCGGAAAAAAGCAGGTAAGTGTGGTAGAGCAACAGAAGATTAGGGAGAAGTTTCACTCAGTCTATTACTTTCAGCCACATTTTCTACTAATGCAGCAAATGGGGAGGCCTAATCTCCATTATTTGTGGTCTTTTTTACCAGATGCCTTTTTGGTAGCCTTTTTATAGGTTGACACCATATTTGCCACCTTCTGTTCCTCTAGCATCAACATAATTCAAGCAGTATGTTATGTACACATCAATAGTCCAGAAATTGCACAGCTGAGAGTGTTGCTTGGTCGCGACAATAGTTTACTatacatttgtaataaaaatctgTGCTACAGACCCTTCGATTTGAAACAGTACCCTCTCATTTATCCCTTAAAAAAGAAGTCTCCTTTGCAACATTCTGCTAAGCTTTATTGTCCTTTAGGGGTCCTCTTAAAAGCCAATCATCTCTTGATGACTTCATGCTTCTGATTTGTTTAGTACTACACAGTATTTGCTAAGTATGCCTTTAGCAAATTCTTCCTCACCATCTTTCTAGGGATGCCTTAATATGTCCTTGCATTGAACTTGCTTGACTTTAtgctctgtgttttcagtgtttgaacacaacttccttttctgaagaatgtCCTTCTACTTTTAAATAGCTTCCTTTACTCTTTagtattataataatttttaatataagtaGTATAAAGGTGCCTTCAAATAATCTCCCTGCTATTCCTTCTGGATGCTCCTTCTTTACAccttgtttttctaaaaatgaatgaggtttgcttttctgtatcttctcCTTTTCACAAtggaattatttatttctctctcggtCTACGTGTTGAATGTTTTGTGGTGGTCAGTATTACAGAGCTCTCTTCAACAGTAAAATCTTCAAACAAGTTTTGTGCCCTACTCCAAGCTTTGATCAAAAGATAGATTCGATGTCATACCCCACTGCAGTGGCTACTCAGTGTAGAGGGCAGGTAGGTAATTGATATCCTACCATTTACTGGGCTCTTCTGCACTCACAGCCCATCGCTGACCAGCCAGCATTAGGTCAATAATAGTCCTATCCAACACTTTCTACTGAGGCATGACATTTCAGCCCAACAGGATTATATAATGTCTATTTGTTGGTTTTGGAGGGTCTACCAGTGGTTTTATGACCTTTCacttaaaagaaaggaaattctaCACTGTTTGCCCCTCTGCATCTACCAGCTTTTAGTTTAAAAGTCTAAAAGCagtcttttagtttaaaagctCTCTTGAAAGGTAATAAACGTCAATTTCACCAAAACCACCGAGAGGCTGAGTGAATCCAGGATGCTTAAATACAAGAGAACATGTTCTTACCTGGTAAACGAAAGACAAAATGATCAGCTACTGACAGACAAAGTCTTTTCTTCCAGAGGAACAGCCTAGACAAAAAGTAAAGGTAGTCTACAGGAATAGCTCCATGGTAATACACAAGAATGCCTGGTCCTTCTGGTAGGTTTTCCACACCATGAAGCTCATAACCTGTTTGGGATGGAAAGCAATACACTGACAGTGATAGCTGTAAATAATCTAcaatttaaataaactgtttacTGTCCTTTGTTAAATGACTTCCAGAGAGTTGTGAAAGCCTCTGCAGtagcttttaaaagaattaaGTTCTGGATGGAACTTTTGGTCAGTAGGAAAGAGAAAGCCCCTCAAACACCACAGGTGGACTAATTTGTTGGTCAGTTTAATCACTAGATCAGACCTGAACCTGACATCTTCCCCAGTGAGGGGACTAAATTATTTCCCATTAGGAACTTTTCCCAGTCCAAagtacaataattaaaaaaaaaatattactacacTGGTGTGAAACGGCTTCATCGGCAGAATGAGAGGCAAACAACCAGTCAGGATGCTTTCCTGAAATACGGAAGTATGACTCTCCATTCTGTGTCAGGCAGAATGAAAAGTTTGGGATTTTACATAATAAAAAGTTTCTCTGGTTGAGATGATTAAGTCCAAACCAGAATCCATAAGAATCCCAAAGAGAGGTTCTCTTCACGAGAGTTCAAAATTCACAGTGGAAGTGAATTTCCTCAGAGACATGGATTTCTGTAAATCCCTCTCCTGGCTCTTCCTATGTTTGATTTAGGTTTTAGATGGAGCCAGAGTAGGGGGATAATGTATACAAAGGCTTGG
Protein-coding sequences here:
- the LOC142406154 gene encoding DGAT1/2-independent enzyme synthesizing storage lipids-like; its protein translation is MIDRKESCTSGQIQMMDLSCLAYVLEEWTVVEYLKKYLLHVVIASLTMSAILVFFIVPLTILFFIYLTNILLLIYQRNSEVKADPLSDVWDSARKTIASFWDIYARIWHGYELHGVENLPEGPGILVYYHGAIPVDYLYFLSRLFLWKKRLCLSVADHFVFRLPGLKLLLEVTGVMPGTREECLIALKNGHLVSVSPGGVREALFSDESYQLIWGNRKGFAQVALDAKVPIIPMYTQNVREGYRMLKERRFFRQLYESTRLPFTPPYGGLPVKFRTYIGEPIPYDPNITTEELVEKTKTAVQALISKHQTIPGSIWKALLERFDKRCKSD